The Chryseobacterium geocarposphaerae genome has a window encoding:
- a CDS encoding non-ribosomal peptide synthetase family protein, whose translation MNTFSTTQTLGTGVAISLSQEDKERLLNDFNQTGWDYPKEETLLSLFQKQVSRFPEYVAGVFQDQQISYQELDERSNQIANALLTKGIKEGMYVPVWLDRSLEWIVAILGIIKTGAAYVPIDPAYPAKRVEFILSDTSAPLIITNSSLADFLIKDINTETFVFDTMDDLSGWGTDATNNTLHQEALAYTIYTSGSTGNPKGVMVSHRSIQHLVTWHNQYFHVDHTSKLSLVAGLAFDISVWEMWSSLTSGATIFIADNEERTEASALVNYYRKNKITHGFVPTVLAPSVVEKTKSYNDLNLKYLFTAGEKLKPVLTSELNYELVDYYGPTECTVYATFKKVKDMNGQYISSIGKPIANAQAYILNENLELLPIGATGELYIGGNLLAKGYLNNEELTNAKFITNPFNEAEKIYRTGDLARWSMEGDIEFLGRIDNQVKIRGFRVELGEIERALIGIEDVKDACVITKDNHGGNKYLVAFIVLNKGAQKDMPSIRNQLKEELPGYMIPAQIIFLDKIPLTANGKTDTHFLKELADKEAKELISHEPPTNETERIIADIWAEELERPVINITDNFFDIGGNSLLVAIAAVTLEEKLGLKVYIRDVYQHPVLQDFANVLIARAKAEREAIPVEDVEPYVELQNDVYLNPGTVFEGTFDPKQLENPKSIFLTGVTGFVGIHLLQELLDTTEADIYCLVRAQDEFHALEKINKCFQQFHISRKMEQVSRIIPVIGDLAKPSLGLSDEKFKELAEALDLIYHSGSSVNFIEPYSYMKAPNVEGLREIIRLAGAEKTKCLALLSTISVYSWGHIFTGKKVMLESDDIEQNIISVSKDIGYVRSKYVMEAIADLAAKQGLPLITYRLGYAMCHSETGASAPYQWWSGLVKNCIEFKSYPMLTELREGLITVDYMTKSMAHITKNKDAIGKKFNLIARPETNLTLEDFFGLIKKYYPFTMKGISYKDWRKQWENDSKNRLYPLTSLFKDNMHEGLSTVELYQNTYIWDCSNVIKFLEGSGIEEPVFDKSLLDSYLNYLGISIS comes from the coding sequence ATGAACACATTTTCAACAACACAGACACTTGGAACTGGTGTCGCAATTTCTTTATCACAGGAAGACAAAGAAAGACTTTTAAACGATTTCAACCAAACAGGCTGGGATTATCCAAAAGAAGAAACACTGCTTTCTCTTTTCCAAAAACAGGTAAGCCGTTTCCCTGAATATGTAGCGGGAGTATTTCAGGATCAGCAGATTAGCTATCAAGAATTAGATGAAAGAAGTAACCAGATTGCGAATGCCCTTTTAACCAAAGGAATCAAGGAAGGAATGTATGTTCCTGTCTGGCTCGACAGGTCACTGGAATGGATTGTAGCAATACTCGGAATCATCAAAACCGGAGCGGCTTATGTCCCGATTGATCCTGCTTATCCTGCAAAACGGGTGGAATTCATACTTTCCGATACTTCTGCTCCATTAATAATTACCAACAGCTCGTTGGCAGATTTTCTAATTAAAGATATAAATACAGAAACTTTTGTTTTTGACACAATGGATGATCTGTCTGGCTGGGGTACAGATGCTACAAATAATACACTTCATCAGGAAGCTTTGGCTTATACGATTTATACATCGGGTTCTACTGGGAATCCGAAAGGGGTGATGGTTTCTCATCGCAGTATTCAGCATTTGGTAACATGGCATAATCAGTATTTTCATGTGGATCATACTTCAAAGCTAAGTCTTGTTGCAGGGCTGGCTTTTGATATCTCTGTATGGGAAATGTGGTCATCGCTTACCTCCGGAGCTACCATTTTTATAGCGGACAATGAAGAACGTACAGAAGCTTCGGCTTTGGTAAATTATTATCGGAAAAATAAAATTACGCATGGTTTCGTACCGACTGTTCTTGCTCCTTCTGTGGTGGAAAAAACAAAAAGTTATAATGATTTAAATTTAAAATATCTTTTTACTGCAGGAGAAAAACTAAAGCCAGTTTTAACCTCTGAGCTGAATTATGAGCTTGTCGATTATTATGGGCCTACAGAATGTACGGTGTATGCAACGTTTAAAAAAGTGAAAGATATGAACGGGCAGTATATTTCATCCATCGGGAAACCGATTGCCAATGCTCAGGCTTATATTTTAAATGAGAATTTAGAGTTATTACCTATTGGGGCAACCGGAGAATTATACATTGGAGGAAATTTGCTAGCCAAAGGATATCTTAATAATGAGGAATTGACGAATGCGAAATTTATTACCAACCCATTTAATGAGGCCGAAAAAATATACCGTACGGGAGATTTGGCAAGATGGTCTATGGAAGGAGATATTGAGTTCTTAGGAAGAATAGATAATCAGGTGAAAATTAGAGGTTTCCGTGTTGAGTTAGGAGAGATTGAAAGAGCTCTAATTGGAATAGAAGATGTAAAAGATGCATGCGTGATCACAAAAGATAATCATGGAGGGAATAAATATCTTGTCGCTTTTATAGTATTAAATAAAGGGGCTCAAAAAGATATGCCATCCATCAGGAATCAATTGAAGGAAGAATTACCGGGCTATATGATCCCTGCACAGATTATTTTTCTTGATAAAATTCCATTAACCGCAAATGGAAAAACGGATACTCATTTTTTAAAAGAACTGGCAGATAAGGAGGCTAAAGAGCTTATTTCCCACGAACCTCCAACCAATGAAACGGAGAGAATCATTGCGGATATCTGGGCGGAAGAATTGGAGCGACCGGTAATCAATATTACAGATAATTTCTTTGATATTGGCGGGAACTCATTATTGGTAGCGATTGCAGCAGTGACATTGGAGGAAAAGTTAGGGTTAAAAGTATATATCCGGGACGTATATCAACATCCTGTTTTGCAGGATTTTGCTAATGTTTTAATTGCAAGAGCAAAAGCAGAAAGAGAGGCTATTCCGGTGGAAGATGTAGAACCTTATGTAGAACTTCAAAATGATGTGTATCTCAATCCGGGGACAGTTTTTGAAGGTACTTTTGATCCTAAGCAATTGGAAAACCCAAAGTCTATATTCCTGACCGGAGTAACGGGATTTGTCGGAATTCATTTACTGCAGGAACTTTTAGATACTACAGAAGCGGATATCTATTGTTTGGTAAGGGCGCAGGATGAATTCCATGCTTTGGAAAAAATTAATAAATGTTTTCAGCAGTTTCATATTTCAAGAAAAATGGAGCAGGTCTCAAGGATTATCCCTGTAATTGGAGACCTGGCGAAGCCTTCATTAGGTCTTTCTGATGAAAAGTTCAAAGAATTGGCGGAAGCATTAGATCTTATCTACCATTCCGGAAGTTCTGTGAATTTTATAGAACCTTACTCTTATATGAAAGCACCAAATGTGGAAGGGTTAAGAGAAATCATCCGTCTTGCAGGAGCAGAAAAAACAAAATGTCTGGCTTTATTATCGACTATTTCTGTATATAGTTGGGGACATATTTTTACCGGAAAAAAAGTGATGCTTGAAAGCGATGATATTGAACAGAATATTATTTCGGTAAGTAAGGATATAGGATATGTAAGAAGTAAATATGTAATGGAAGCTATTGCAGACCTCGCGGCAAAACAAGGTTTACCATTAATTACGTATCGTCTTGGCTATGCTATGTGTCACAGTGAAACAGGGGCAAGTGCTCCTTATCAATGGTGGTCCGGCTTGGTGAAAAACTGTATTGAATTTAAGTCATATCCAATGCTGACAGAGCTTAGAGAAGGACTGATTACTGTTGATTACATGACAAAATCAATGGCCCATATTACCAAGAATAAAGATGCTATAGGAAAAAAATTCAACCTGATTGCAAGACCGGAAACGAATCTTACTTTAGAAGATTTCTTTGGTTTAATTAAAAAGTATTATCCGTTTACGATGAAAGGAATTTCCTATAAAGACTGGAGAAAACAATGGGAAAATGACAGTAAAAATAGATTGTATCCGCTTACAAGCTTGTTTAAAGATAATATGCATGAAGGTTTGTCAACAGTAGAGCTTTATCAGAATACCTATATCTGGGATTGCTCGAATGTTATTAAATTTCTGGAGGGATCCGGAATAGAAGAACCGGTTTTTGATAAATCCCTGCTGGACTCTTATTTAAATTATCTTGGAATTTCTATTTCATAA
- a CDS encoding T9SS type A sorting domain-containing protein encodes MKLKLIFLTALFSFFFIVKSQQCTPTITSPRLGAMFQDKVVFCTTETETLSTTQTYGSYQWYKQMWDWQTPNPNPWVAIPGATSQTLTINGSTDMLYYFKVQVSENDCVAESDPILADGYAYGLPFLIANFTPGTYEEVAPGEYNVCSGASVVFENGFPAVYGLHTWFKCVPGSNPPSPTDPCIINGATGDTYTATASGKYGFYACTEYCPNMCEMLSDMAFIQLNFGSWSFCNLGTGEVKPKENNLSIYPNPATQFLYIGKESEKYTEVSIIDMSGRLILQKKDHNYTQAIDVNALSAGTYLIVSKSVEGKTYKNKFIKK; translated from the coding sequence ATGAAATTAAAATTGATCTTTTTAACAGCACTTTTTTCCTTTTTTTTCATTGTAAAATCACAACAATGTACTCCGACTATTACAAGCCCGAGATTGGGAGCAATGTTCCAGGATAAGGTCGTGTTTTGTACAACGGAAACCGAAACATTATCCACCACTCAAACGTATGGAAGCTATCAATGGTATAAGCAAATGTGGGATTGGCAAACCCCTAATCCCAATCCTTGGGTAGCGATTCCCGGTGCAACCTCGCAAACCTTGACCATCAACGGTTCTACAGATATGCTGTATTATTTTAAAGTACAAGTTTCAGAGAATGATTGTGTGGCGGAAAGTGATCCGATCTTAGCGGACGGTTATGCGTATGGTCTTCCATTCCTGATTGCGAATTTTACCCCCGGAACTTATGAAGAAGTGGCACCAGGAGAATATAATGTGTGTTCGGGAGCTTCTGTGGTTTTTGAGAACGGATTCCCTGCGGTGTATGGTCTCCATACATGGTTTAAATGCGTTCCCGGAAGTAATCCTCCATCACCTACAGATCCGTGCATTATTAATGGAGCTACAGGAGATACGTATACAGCCACTGCATCCGGAAAATATGGGTTTTACGCCTGTACGGAATACTGCCCGAATATGTGCGAAATGTTAAGTGATATGGCATTTATACAGCTTAATTTCGGAAGCTGGAGCTTCTGTAATTTAGGAACTGGGGAGGTAAAACCTAAAGAAAATAATTTGAGCATTTATCCCAATCCTGCCACTCAGTTTCTATATATAGGAAAAGAATCAGAAAAATACACTGAAGTTTCCATTATTGATATGTCCGGAAGACTGATATTACAAAAAAAAGATCATAACTACACTCAGGCGATTGATGTGAATGCTTTGTCCGCGGGTACTTATCTTATTGTTTCTAAAAGTGTGGAAGGAAAAACGTATAAAAATAAGTTTATAAAAAAATAA
- a CDS encoding outer membrane beta-barrel protein, translated as MSNNEWLNDLRRKMEDHAEDVPDGLWDDIRNELFVEDKTENIIPVIMNDDLKAQDKAVSTMHHRSLLYRICAAAAAIILFFIVGKLLVFNDKKEDVNVVQVKEKSSKKTSSARQYEGNTLENGTTLERNDTGDLSHDFALKNLNKVSGKMTKREAKKSIESPTYNWEENPNQYVQSSSPKQNENTEIKSVNEETETYELLTKEEREKKQKLKDAEKIKLAKNSKKSWAIGLLAGNTASSSTEQFPGYATLNGATLSLPEIWTSEYEENPLMAILLANQDKKVDAKIKHKTPVTFGASVSKRIGRKWSVGTGINYTKLSAELTSGSGSNFISSEQNIHYVGIPVQINYNVIQKGAFTGYITGGGLIEKAASGDIKTKYIVDGEVKEVTKEEIGEKPVQVSVNTAAGLQLKVIKNIGIYAEPGVSYHFKDNSSLQTIYKEKPLNFNVKFGIRLIID; from the coding sequence ATGAGTAATAACGAATGGCTAAATGATTTGCGCAGAAAAATGGAAGATCATGCTGAAGATGTTCCGGATGGATTATGGGATGATATCAGAAACGAATTGTTTGTGGAAGATAAGACGGAGAATATTATTCCTGTTATAATGAATGATGATCTGAAAGCGCAGGATAAAGCTGTTTCAACAATGCATCATAGATCTCTACTTTATCGTATCTGTGCTGCTGCTGCGGCTATTATCTTATTCTTTATTGTGGGCAAGCTACTTGTTTTTAATGATAAAAAAGAAGATGTAAATGTTGTTCAGGTGAAAGAAAAATCTTCGAAAAAGACTTCTTCTGCTCGTCAATATGAGGGAAATACTTTGGAAAACGGAACAACTTTAGAGAGAAATGATACAGGTGATTTGAGTCATGATTTTGCGTTAAAAAACTTGAATAAGGTTTCAGGTAAAATGACAAAACGAGAAGCAAAGAAGAGCATTGAAAGCCCAACATACAATTGGGAGGAAAACCCTAATCAATATGTACAAAGCTCTTCTCCGAAACAGAATGAAAATACTGAAATAAAGTCGGTAAACGAAGAAACCGAAACGTACGAGCTTCTTACCAAAGAAGAAAGAGAGAAAAAACAGAAGTTAAAAGACGCCGAAAAAATAAAACTTGCCAAGAACAGCAAAAAATCCTGGGCGATAGGATTGCTTGCAGGAAATACAGCCTCCAGTTCAACCGAGCAATTTCCAGGATATGCTACTTTAAACGGAGCTACCCTGAGCTTACCAGAAATCTGGACTTCGGAATATGAAGAAAATCCTTTAATGGCAATTTTGCTGGCTAATCAGGATAAAAAAGTGGATGCCAAAATTAAGCATAAGACCCCGGTTACCTTTGGAGCTTCTGTTTCTAAAAGGATTGGTAGAAAATGGTCTGTAGGTACGGGAATAAATTATACTAAGCTCTCTGCAGAACTTACCTCAGGAAGCGGATCGAATTTTATAAGCAGTGAGCAAAATATTCATTATGTAGGGATCCCGGTGCAGATAAATTATAATGTAATTCAGAAAGGAGCATTTACAGGCTATATTACAGGAGGAGGGTTGATTGAAAAAGCGGCTTCAGGAGATATCAAAACTAAATATATCGTTGATGGAGAGGTGAAAGAAGTTACCAAAGAAGAAATTGGTGAAAAACCTGTTCAGGTATCCGTAAATACAGCGGCCGGTCTGCAATTGAAAGTGATAAAAAATATTGGAATTTATGCTGAGCCCGGAGTAAGCTATCATTTTAAGGATAACAGCTCATTGCAAACCATTTATAAAGAAAAGCCTCTGAATTTCAACGTAAAATTCGGAATAAGACTGATCATAGACTAA
- a CDS encoding RNA polymerase sigma factor translates to MKENKEQILVSRLLQKEEAAWKELFGVYSGGLAYVCSRYIIDKDDVHDVLQNSFIQMFRSIGSFEYRGSGSLKAWITRIVVTESLKHIKKNPNLKTVSDDFEIADEQNDEDPNLEEISQDIIMTMIRSLPDGYRTVFNLFVFEKKSHKEIAEILGIAENSSASQFHRAKAMLAQKIKEYTMSKTAHYE, encoded by the coding sequence ATGAAAGAAAATAAGGAGCAGATTTTGGTATCCCGCCTTTTGCAGAAGGAAGAAGCGGCCTGGAAAGAACTTTTCGGAGTGTATTCAGGTGGTCTTGCCTATGTCTGTTCCCGATATATTATTGATAAGGACGATGTTCATGATGTGCTTCAGAATAGTTTTATACAGATGTTCCGTTCGATTGGTTCTTTTGAATACAGAGGAAGTGGTTCTTTGAAAGCCTGGATTACCAGAATTGTAGTTACGGAATCTTTAAAACATATAAAAAAGAACCCAAATTTAAAAACGGTTTCGGATGATTTTGAAATTGCGGATGAACAAAATGATGAAGATCCCAACCTGGAAGAAATTTCACAAGATATCATCATGACGATGATTCGTTCTCTTCCGGACGGTTACAGAACGGTTTTTAACCTTTTTGTTTTTGAGAAGAAAAGTCATAAAGAAATTGCGGAGATATTGGGAATCGCAGAAAATTCTTCCGCCTCACAATTTCATAGAGCAAAAGCAATGCTTGCCCAGAAAATAAAAGAATATACAATGTCTAAAACAGCGCACTATGAGTAA
- a CDS encoding DUF4840 domain-containing protein has translation MKKLTVLKSLMIAIIAFLGFSLTSCNDDKYEPIPLTLNDVNGSYRARLVTSQGGKFNEKIIDFTAKDSIITFKDFPVKEIVKSVVKDPAKADAAIASLGKIEYKLNYSSKLNTDQNVVELTFEPKSLTLQIPVDGTIKNTVVKLVTKQKGFFVGYDWSMRFAMEAEKITVDGVELTPYETIKYEVPISIKN, from the coding sequence ATGAAGAAATTAACAGTACTTAAATCTTTAATGATCGCTATCATTGCGTTTTTGGGATTTTCTTTAACGTCTTGTAATGACGATAAATATGAGCCGATCCCTCTGACTTTGAATGATGTCAATGGGAGTTACAGGGCGAGACTGGTGACTTCGCAGGGAGGAAAGTTCAATGAAAAAATTATTGACTTTACGGCGAAAGATTCCATTATTACCTTCAAAGATTTTCCGGTAAAGGAAATTGTGAAGTCAGTTGTGAAAGATCCTGCTAAAGCTGATGCTGCGATCGCCAGTTTAGGAAAAATTGAATATAAACTGAATTATAGCTCAAAGTTAAATACAGATCAGAATGTAGTGGAATTAACATTTGAACCCAAAAGTTTGACTTTGCAGATTCCTGTAGATGGAACAATTAAAAATACGGTAGTGAAACTGGTAACAAAACAGAAAGGGTTTTTCGTAGGATACGACTGGTCGATGAGGTTTGCTATGGAAGCAGAAAAAATAACGGTTGACGGAGTTGAGCTCACTCCTTATGAAACTATAAAATATGAGGTTCCGATTAGTATTAAGAATTAA
- a CDS encoding tRNA-binding protein: MIIKPEISWTDFEKIDIRCGTIISANDFEKARNPSYQLEIDFGELGIKKSSAQITTLYKKEDLIGKQILAVVNFPKKQIANFFSECLVLGVYGENKSEVTLLTTSLPTKNGLQVG, from the coding sequence ATGATCATAAAACCCGAAATTTCCTGGACAGATTTTGAAAAAATAGACATAAGATGCGGAACCATAATTTCAGCGAACGATTTTGAAAAAGCCAGAAACCCTTCTTATCAATTAGAAATCGATTTTGGAGAATTAGGAATAAAAAAATCCTCAGCACAGATTACTACATTATATAAAAAAGAAGATCTGATCGGAAAACAGATTTTAGCAGTTGTCAATTTTCCAAAGAAACAGATTGCCAATTTCTTTAGTGAATGCCTGGTTTTGGGAGTATATGGCGAAAATAAATCGGAAGTAACATTGCTTACAACATCACTTCCGACTAAAAATGGGTTGCAGGTAGGGTAA
- a CDS encoding DUF4382 domain-containing protein, whose translation MKRLLIIGSSIGLLFLASCNDSEGSGTATVNVRLTDGPATYDAVNIDIQRIEINNNGEWTALNFPSPGVYNLLNFKNGTDTVLGQAVLPTGEVSQMRMILGPNNSLVVNGVNYPLQTPSAQQSGLKFNWHQTLAANGAYTVWIDFDAGRSVVKTGNGSYILKPVIRTFSELTNGQIKGFVQPQAADAVVHAIVASDTIATAIPNPDGFFMFSGLQQGTYTVSYDADNATGYVDENTNNVSVVFGQITNLGTKTLHQ comes from the coding sequence ATGAAAAGGTTATTGATAATAGGAAGCAGTATAGGTCTGCTTTTCTTGGCTTCGTGCAATGATTCTGAGGGAAGTGGTACTGCTACAGTGAATGTGAGACTTACTGATGGTCCCGCGACGTATGATGCTGTTAATATTGATATTCAGCGAATAGAAATCAATAATAACGGTGAATGGACTGCTCTTAATTTTCCTAGTCCTGGTGTTTATAATCTTCTTAATTTTAAAAATGGAACAGATACCGTTTTAGGTCAGGCAGTATTGCCCACGGGTGAAGTTTCCCAGATGAGAATGATCTTGGGGCCTAATAATTCTTTGGTTGTGAATGGAGTTAATTACCCGTTACAAACTCCTTCGGCTCAGCAAAGCGGACTGAAGTTCAACTGGCATCAGACATTAGCCGCCAATGGTGCTTATACCGTATGGATCGATTTTGATGCGGGAAGATCTGTTGTAAAAACCGGAAACGGATCTTATATTTTGAAACCGGTCATCAGAACGTTTTCAGAACTAACAAACGGACAGATAAAAGGCTTTGTACAGCCTCAGGCTGCAGATGCTGTCGTACATGCTATTGTGGCTTCGGATACGATTGCAACGGCAATACCAAATCCTGACGGATTTTTCATGTTTTCCGGACTGCAGCAAGGAACTTATACTGTTTCTTACGATGCAGATAATGCAACAGGATATGTAGATGAAAATACCAATAATGTATCCGTCGTATTCGGACAAATTACCAATTTAGGAACAAAAACTTTACATCAATAA
- a CDS encoding 3'-5' exonuclease, translating into MIQNIPLEKILFIDIETVPGFSTWEDMPETEQMLWDKKTRFQRKDEVSAAEFYPERAGIMAEFGKIVCITIGMLEKNDTLKIKSFAGDDEKKILLEFGEIFNSPRLREVILCAHNGKEFDFPWIARRYLINGIQPPTPFQMYGKKPWEIPHIDTMELWKFGDYKNFISLELLAHLFGIPTPKDDIDGSMVSSIYYIEKDLQRIVDYCEKDVLTLANIFRRMRQEDLLKRYTNLD; encoded by the coding sequence ATGATACAGAATATCCCTCTGGAAAAAATTTTATTTATTGATATTGAAACCGTTCCAGGGTTCAGCACATGGGAAGATATGCCCGAAACCGAACAAATGCTTTGGGATAAAAAGACCAGGTTTCAGAGAAAGGATGAAGTTTCTGCAGCAGAATTTTATCCTGAAAGAGCTGGAATTATGGCTGAATTTGGAAAAATTGTCTGCATTACCATCGGCATGCTTGAAAAAAATGACACTTTAAAAATAAAAAGCTTTGCAGGTGATGACGAAAAGAAAATACTGCTTGAGTTTGGCGAAATTTTCAACAGCCCGAGGTTGAGAGAGGTTATTCTGTGTGCCCACAATGGTAAAGAGTTTGATTTCCCGTGGATCGCAAGAAGATATTTAATCAACGGAATTCAGCCTCCTACTCCATTTCAGATGTACGGAAAGAAACCTTGGGAAATCCCCCATATCGACACTATGGAACTGTGGAAATTCGGGGACTATAAAAATTTTATTTCGCTTGAATTATTGGCACATCTTTTCGGAATTCCTACTCCAAAAGACGATATCGACGGCTCAATGGTTTCATCAATCTATTACATAGAGAAAGACTTGCAAAGAATAGTTGACTATTGTGAAAAAGATGTCTTAACTTTGGCAAATATTTTCCGGCGTATGCGTCAGGAAGATTTGTTGAAAAGGTATACCAATTTAGATTAA
- a CDS encoding SUF system Fe-S cluster assembly protein: MKFTDDQIADIGEEIISVLKTVYDPEIPVDIYELGLVYDVQISDDADVKIIMTLTTPNCPVAETLPQEVKDKVAEVENVKSVDLELTFEPSWNKDMMSEEAKFELGML, translated from the coding sequence ATGAAATTTACAGACGATCAGATTGCTGACATCGGTGAAGAAATCATTAGCGTATTAAAAACAGTATATGACCCTGAAATTCCTGTAGACATCTACGAATTAGGGCTTGTTTACGACGTACAGATTTCTGATGATGCTGATGTAAAAATTATCATGACACTTACGACTCCGAACTGTCCTGTTGCAGAAACGCTTCCACAAGAAGTAAAAGACAAAGTAGCGGAAGTTGAAAACGTGAAGAGTGTCGATTTAGAGCTTACTTTCGAGCCAAGCTGGAACAAGGATATGATGAGTGAGGAAGCGAAATTTGAGCTGGGAATGCTTTAA
- a CDS encoding sulfurtransferase, translating to MSPIISPLELKNLPTENLIILDARVGKDVYQNYLNKHIKGARFIDLDKDLANIGEDAAFGGRHPLPSVEKFAETLSNLGVSEGSHLIVYDDKNGSNAAARAWWMLKSFGFENVQVLDGGFQHAEKEGLEFSSGEEAFEKAQFIKKENWLLPTSSLEVVENELINHSSTVIDVRDAYRYKGESEPIDLVAGHIPGAINIPFSENLDENGNFLKPEILKEKYLKLLEGKPEHLIIHCGSGVTACHTILALDYAGFKIPDLYVGSWSEWSRREGKEIAREI from the coding sequence ATGTCACCAATAATTTCTCCTTTAGAATTAAAAAATCTTCCAACCGAAAACTTAATAATCCTGGATGCAAGAGTAGGAAAAGATGTCTATCAAAATTATTTGAACAAACACATCAAAGGAGCGAGATTCATTGATTTGGATAAAGATTTGGCAAATATTGGAGAAGATGCAGCTTTTGGAGGAAGGCATCCTCTCCCCAGTGTTGAAAAATTTGCAGAAACACTTTCTAATCTTGGAGTTTCAGAAGGTTCCCATCTTATCGTTTATGATGATAAAAATGGTTCCAATGCTGCGGCAAGAGCTTGGTGGATGCTGAAATCTTTTGGGTTTGAAAATGTCCAGGTTTTAGATGGTGGATTCCAACATGCTGAAAAAGAGGGTTTAGAATTTTCTTCGGGGGAAGAAGCTTTTGAAAAGGCTCAATTCATCAAAAAAGAGAATTGGCTTCTGCCAACTTCAAGCCTGGAAGTTGTTGAAAATGAGTTGATAAATCATTCTTCGACGGTAATCGACGTAAGAGATGCTTATCGCTATAAAGGAGAATCTGAGCCCATCGATTTAGTGGCGGGTCATATTCCGGGAGCGATTAATATTCCTTTTTCTGAAAACCTGGATGAAAACGGAAATTTCCTGAAGCCTGAAATTCTGAAGGAAAAATATTTGAAATTACTCGAAGGGAAGCCTGAACATCTGATTATTCACTGTGGTTCCGGAGTGACGGCCTGTCACACTATTTTAGCGCTGGATTATGCAGGTTTTAAAATTCCGGATTTATATGTGGGTTCGTGGAGTGAATGGAGCAGAAGAGAAGGTAAAGAGATTGCAAGAGAAATTTAG
- a CDS encoding hydroxymethylglutaryl-CoA lyase, with product MFLTECPRDAMQGWGEFIPTDKKIDYINSLMDVGFDVLDCLSFVSPKAIPQMADSNEVAENIDKSRSNTKVSAIVANYRGAEKALKHQSVDIIGFPFSISETFQHRNTNKNQEEAFNEIIKMLELVKSENRQLNIYFSMAFGNPYGEMWKWQDVDVWAQRFSEIGIKDILLSDTTGVATPETIALLFEKIPSKYPEINFGGHFHNRYEDSYSKLKAAYDKGCTRFDSAIKGIGGCPMAKDDLVGNMPTEQVINFMSVEKVDHKLNLLNFESSYNKAKDIFHF from the coding sequence ATGTTTCTTACTGAATGTCCGCGCGATGCAATGCAGGGTTGGGGAGAATTTATTCCTACCGATAAAAAAATAGATTATATCAACTCTTTAATGGATGTTGGTTTTGATGTATTGGATTGTCTGAGTTTTGTATCTCCAAAAGCAATTCCCCAAATGGCTGACTCTAATGAGGTTGCTGAAAATATCGATAAATCCCGATCCAATACTAAAGTTTCTGCAATTGTTGCCAATTACAGAGGAGCTGAAAAAGCATTAAAGCATCAATCGGTAGATATTATCGGGTTTCCATTTTCTATTTCTGAAACGTTCCAGCATAGAAATACCAATAAAAACCAAGAAGAAGCTTTTAATGAAATTATTAAAATGCTGGAGCTTGTAAAAAGTGAAAACAGACAACTGAATATCTATTTCTCTATGGCTTTTGGAAATCCCTATGGAGAAATGTGGAAATGGCAGGATGTAGACGTCTGGGCGCAGCGATTTTCAGAAATTGGGATTAAAGATATCTTACTTTCTGACACCACAGGAGTGGCAACTCCGGAAACCATTGCTCTTTTATTTGAAAAAATACCGTCTAAATATCCTGAAATTAACTTTGGAGGGCATTTTCATAACCGATATGAAGATTCTTATTCGAAATTAAAAGCGGCTTATGATAAGGGTTGTACAAGATTTGACAGTGCGATCAAAGGAATTGGAGGTTGTCCGATGGCCAAAGATGATCTGGTAGGGAATATGCCGACCGAGCAGGTGATCAACTTCATGAGCGTAGAAAAAGTAGATCATAAATTGAATTTACTAAACTTCGAAAGTTCTTATAATAAAGCGAAGGATATTTTTCATTTCTAA